A single region of the Rhipicephalus microplus isolate Deutch F79 chromosome 10, USDA_Rmic, whole genome shotgun sequence genome encodes:
- the LOC119181212 gene encoding non-structural maintenance of chromosomes element 4 homolog A has translation MPHVTSTADTLSRDMSELNVSQESETMESESQGVWSEDASQDRLASQDASKARRLRHAYRAVIDKQLNEPENVIPNEALRRAKELFEDVTRTPEAVLDSTLVSLAASRGRQLVTALPINLRKFEPDEFAARVRDFVSDTSQTDPLTERAWVQIGKLAEGNVRASHPFWYLYGSAGEVPVKTRQAPVRRQPQEGPDRAPTVPKQVRSGEQTNQETTTERVAIIHELLRDLYQKMKRPLPYIELVLHPRSFAKTCENIFHLSFLINEGHARIKCDANNLLVVEPVYGNTSTEREANKSGGFTMTMNMQQWREAVKALNVTRPVIPG, from the exons ATGCCGCACGTAACGAGTACGGCAGACACCCTCTCGCGCGACATGAGCGAGCTGAATGTGTCGCAAGAGTCCGAGACGATGGAGTCCGAGTCGCAGGGTGTGTGGTCCGAGGATGCGTCGCAGGACCGTCTGGCGTCTCAGGACGCCTCGAAGGCGCGCCGACTGCGACACGCCTACCGGGCCGTCATCGACAAGCAGCTCAACGAGCCGGAAAATGTAATTCCGAACGAGGCCCTGCGTAGAGCGAAGGAGCTCTTCGAAGATGTCACGCGCACGCCTGAGGCCGTGTTGGACTCGACGCTCGTCAGCCTAGCGGCTTCCCGGGGACGTCAGCTGGTCACTGCGCTGCCGATCAACCTGCGCAAGTTCGAGCCCGACGAGTTCGCGGCGCGGGTGCGTGACTTCGTCTCAGACACGTCGCAGACCGacccgctcaccgagagggcctGGGTCCAGATTGGCAAGCTGGCCGAGGGAAACGTCAGGGCAAGCCACCCGTTCTGGTACTTGTATGGGTCGGCGGGTGAGGTGCCGGTCAAGACGCGGCAGGCGCCTGTGAGGCGACAACCACAAGAAGGCCCGGACAGGGCGCCGACCGTCCCCAAGCAG GTTCGCTCCGGAGAACAGACAAACCAAGAGACCACGACAGAACGCGTCGCCATCATCCATGAGCTGCTGAGGGACCTGTACCAGAAGATGAAACGACCTCTGCCATACATTGAGCTCGTTCTGCACCCTCGTTCGTTCGCCAAAACGTGCGAGAACATTTTTCACTTATCATTTCTAATTAACGAGGGTCATGCCCGCATCAAGTGTGACGCAAACAACCTGCTCGTGGTGGAGCCTGTTTACGGGAACACGAGCACCGAGCGCGAGGCTAACAAAAGTGGCGGCTTCACAATGACGATGAACATGCAGCAGTGGCGGGAGGCTGTCAAGGCTTTAAATGTCACGCGCCCCGTGATTCCAGGTTAG
- the Klp68D gene encoding kinesin-like protein 68D isoform X2 → MGKTVDMARSAKSESVKVVVRCRPLSVQEIADGHERIVDLYPDTGVVTIRNFKAGDADSVKQYTFDAVYDCNSKQMDLYDETFRPLVDSVLLGFNGTIFAYGQTGTGKTYTMEGIPNNPECRGVIPNSFEHIFSHIARSHNQQYLVRASYLEIYQEEIRDLISKDQSKRLELKERPDTGVYVKDLSSFVCKSIKEIEHVMAVGNQNRSVGATNMNVHSSRSHAIFIITVEHSDLGPDGKHHIRVGKLNLVDLAGSERQAKTGTSGDRQKEAIKINLSLSALGNVISALVDGKSSHVPYRDSKLTRLLQDSLGGNAKTIMVANIGPASYNYEETLTTLRYANRAKNIRNRPRVNEDPKDALLREFQQEISRLKAQLAARDVKKKKKRPSSKEVSLGADDLTDGDADDDRATSPSSMQLTLDEERVAILNDHSLIAEERERLLGEVQKRQEQLLREQEAADKLALKVRAMESKLLSGDKNIVDHTNEQQRALEQRRQEIAEQKRREREMQQQLEMQEEGTSEIKETYTSLQQEVDIKTKKLRKLFAKLQSVKTEIQDLQEEHSKERRDLEQTQNELTKELKLKYLIIENFIPPEEKVKILSRVVYDEDEDQWALLPLSEVPGAMEPLRPPSAKSSLKSKGEHILQVELDMPVRTTRDYNAPAMSPHLKAVLDDALREEEDLDIDARSKSARHRHQEPQDLASEVASSTASICYPESRGLVPK, encoded by the exons ATGGGCAAAACTGTAGATATG GCAAGGTCAGCAAAATCAGAATCTGTCAAAGTCGTCGTCAGGTGTCGACCACTCAGCGTGCAGGAAATCGCTGATGGCCATGAAAG GATTGTTGACCTGTATCCGGACACCGGCGTAGTGACTATACGAAACTTTAAAGCAGGGGATGCCGATTCTGTGAAGCAATACACCTTTGATGCAGTCTACGATTGCAA CTCGAAACAGATGGATCTCTACGATGAGACATTCAGGCCTTTGGTTGACTCTGTGCTCCTGGGATTCAATGGCACAATTTTTGCATATGGCCAGACTGGCACTGGGAAGACTTACACTATGGAAG GAATTCCGAACAACCCCGAGTGCCGTGGTGTCATTCCCAATTCCTTCGAGCACATCTTCAGCCATATTGCAAGATCTCATAATCAGCAGTACCTTGTCAGGGCTTCGTATCTCGAGATTTATCAG GAGGAGATCAGAGACTTGATCTCAAAGGACCAGTCAAAGCGGTTGGAACTGAAAGAGAGACCTGACACGGGAGTTTACGTTAAG GACTTATCTTCATTTGTGTGCAAGAGCATCAAGGAGATTGAGCACGTCATGGCAGTTGGAAACCAGAATCGATCTGTAGG GGCTACAAACATGAACGTACACAGTTCAAGATCACACGCTATATTCATAATAACAGTGGAGCACAGTGAC CTCGGACCGGATGGCAAGCACCACATCCGTGTGGGGAAGCTTAACCTCGTTGACTTGGCTGGCAGCGAGAGACAAGCCAAGACAGGAACGTCT GGCGACCGGCAAAAAGAAGCCATCAAGATCAACCTCTCGCTTTCTGCGCTGGGCAACGTCATATCAGCGCTAGTGGATGGAAAAAGCTCCCACGTGCCTTACAGGGACTCAAAACTTACGCGGCTACTACAAG ACTCACTTGGTGGCAATGCCAAGACCATCATGGTTGCCAACATCGGCCCAGCGAGCTACAACTACGAGGAGACGCTGACGACGCTAAG GTATGCCAACCGCGCGAAGAACATCAGAAACAGGCCGCGTGTGAACGAGGACCCCAAGGATGCATTGCTGAGGGAATTCCAGCAGGAGATATCAAG GTTAAAGGCCCAACTGGCAGCTCGAGacgtcaaaaagaaaaagaaacgaccCTCGTCCAAAGAGGTGTCACTCGGAGCAGACGACTTGACCGACGGCGACGCGGACGACGATCGTGCCACGTCACCGTCGTCCATGCAGCTAACGCTGGACGAGGAAAGGGTGGCCATCTTGAATGATCACAGCCTTATAGCAGAG GAGCGGGAGCGCCTGTTGGGCGAGGTTCAAAAGCGGCAGGAGCAGCTGTTACGGGAGCAGGAGGCGGCCGACAAGCTGGCCCTGAAGGTTCGGGCGATGGAGAGCAAGCTCCTGTCAGGCGACAAGAACATCGTCGACCACACCAACGAGCAGCAGAGGGCCCTCGAGCAGAGGCGCCAGGAGATCGCCGAGCAAAAG AGGCGTGAACGGGAAATGCAGCAGCAGCTCGAAATGCAAGAGGAAGGCACCTCAGAGATAAAAGAGACGTATACGTCACTCCAGCAGGAGGTCGACATCAAGACGAAAAAGCTCAGAAAG CTGTTTGCAAAGCTACAGTCAGTGAAGACCGAAATTCAGGACCTCCAGGAGGAGCACTCGAAAGAACGCCGCGACCTCGAACAGACTCAAAACGAACTTACCAAGGAACTCAAGCTCAA ATACCTCATCATCGAAAACTTCATTCCACCTGAAGAGAAAGTGAAGATTCTTTCGCGAGTCGTCTACGACGAAGATGAAGATCAGTGGGCCTTGCTGCCGCTGTCCGAAGTTCCGGG GGCTATGGAGCCATTGAGACCACCTTCGGCCAAGTCAAGCCTCAAGTCAAAG GGCGAGCACATCCTACAGGTTGAACTGGACATGCCCGTGCGAACGACGCGAGACTACAATGCCCCCGCCATGTCGCCACACCTCAAGGCCGTCCTGGACGATGCCCTGAGAGAAGAGGAAGACCTCGACATCGATGCCAG gTCAAAATCGGCACGCCACCGCCATCAGGAGCCACAGGACTTGGCTTCCGAGGTGGCTTCGTCCACGGCGAGCATTTGTTACCCTGAGTCTAGAGGACTGGTGCCCAAGTGA
- the Klp68D gene encoding kinesin-like protein 68D isoform X1, with protein sequence MGKTVDMARSAKSESVKVVVRCRPLSVQEIADGHERIVDLYPDTGVVTIRNFKAGDADSVKQYTFDAVYDCNSKQMDLYDETFRPLVDSVLLGFNGTIFAYGQTGTGKTYTMEGIPNNPECRGVIPNSFEHIFSHIARSHNQQYLVRASYLEIYQEEIRDLISKDQSKRLELKERPDTGVYVKDLSSFVCKSIKEIEHVMAVGNQNRSVGATNMNVHSSRSHAIFIITVEHSDLGPDGKHHIRVGKLNLVDLAGSERQAKTGTSGDRQKEAIKINLSLSALGNVISALVDGKSSHVPYRDSKLTRLLQDSLGGNAKTIMVANIGPASYNYEETLTTLRYANRAKNIRNRPRVNEDPKDALLREFQQEISRLKAQLAARDVKKKKKRPSSKEVSLGADDLTDGDADDDRATSPSSMQLTLDEERVAILNDHSLIAEERERLLGEVQKRQEQLLREQEAADKLALKVRAMESKLLSGDKNIVDHTNEQQRALEQRRQEIAEQKRREREMQQQLEMQEEGTSEIKETYTSLQQEVDIKTKKLRKLFAKLQSVKTEIQDLQEEHSKERRDLEQTQNELTKELKLKYLIIENFIPPEEKVKILSRVVYDEDEDQWALLPLSEVPGAMEPLRPPSAKSSLKSKGEHILQVELDMPVRTTRDYNAPAMSPHLKAVLDDALREEEDLDIDASLSIFQLRGEPRQYGREKSHRSRSKSARHRHQEPQDLASEVASSTASICYPESRGLVPK encoded by the exons ATGGGCAAAACTGTAGATATG GCAAGGTCAGCAAAATCAGAATCTGTCAAAGTCGTCGTCAGGTGTCGACCACTCAGCGTGCAGGAAATCGCTGATGGCCATGAAAG GATTGTTGACCTGTATCCGGACACCGGCGTAGTGACTATACGAAACTTTAAAGCAGGGGATGCCGATTCTGTGAAGCAATACACCTTTGATGCAGTCTACGATTGCAA CTCGAAACAGATGGATCTCTACGATGAGACATTCAGGCCTTTGGTTGACTCTGTGCTCCTGGGATTCAATGGCACAATTTTTGCATATGGCCAGACTGGCACTGGGAAGACTTACACTATGGAAG GAATTCCGAACAACCCCGAGTGCCGTGGTGTCATTCCCAATTCCTTCGAGCACATCTTCAGCCATATTGCAAGATCTCATAATCAGCAGTACCTTGTCAGGGCTTCGTATCTCGAGATTTATCAG GAGGAGATCAGAGACTTGATCTCAAAGGACCAGTCAAAGCGGTTGGAACTGAAAGAGAGACCTGACACGGGAGTTTACGTTAAG GACTTATCTTCATTTGTGTGCAAGAGCATCAAGGAGATTGAGCACGTCATGGCAGTTGGAAACCAGAATCGATCTGTAGG GGCTACAAACATGAACGTACACAGTTCAAGATCACACGCTATATTCATAATAACAGTGGAGCACAGTGAC CTCGGACCGGATGGCAAGCACCACATCCGTGTGGGGAAGCTTAACCTCGTTGACTTGGCTGGCAGCGAGAGACAAGCCAAGACAGGAACGTCT GGCGACCGGCAAAAAGAAGCCATCAAGATCAACCTCTCGCTTTCTGCGCTGGGCAACGTCATATCAGCGCTAGTGGATGGAAAAAGCTCCCACGTGCCTTACAGGGACTCAAAACTTACGCGGCTACTACAAG ACTCACTTGGTGGCAATGCCAAGACCATCATGGTTGCCAACATCGGCCCAGCGAGCTACAACTACGAGGAGACGCTGACGACGCTAAG GTATGCCAACCGCGCGAAGAACATCAGAAACAGGCCGCGTGTGAACGAGGACCCCAAGGATGCATTGCTGAGGGAATTCCAGCAGGAGATATCAAG GTTAAAGGCCCAACTGGCAGCTCGAGacgtcaaaaagaaaaagaaacgaccCTCGTCCAAAGAGGTGTCACTCGGAGCAGACGACTTGACCGACGGCGACGCGGACGACGATCGTGCCACGTCACCGTCGTCCATGCAGCTAACGCTGGACGAGGAAAGGGTGGCCATCTTGAATGATCACAGCCTTATAGCAGAG GAGCGGGAGCGCCTGTTGGGCGAGGTTCAAAAGCGGCAGGAGCAGCTGTTACGGGAGCAGGAGGCGGCCGACAAGCTGGCCCTGAAGGTTCGGGCGATGGAGAGCAAGCTCCTGTCAGGCGACAAGAACATCGTCGACCACACCAACGAGCAGCAGAGGGCCCTCGAGCAGAGGCGCCAGGAGATCGCCGAGCAAAAG AGGCGTGAACGGGAAATGCAGCAGCAGCTCGAAATGCAAGAGGAAGGCACCTCAGAGATAAAAGAGACGTATACGTCACTCCAGCAGGAGGTCGACATCAAGACGAAAAAGCTCAGAAAG CTGTTTGCAAAGCTACAGTCAGTGAAGACCGAAATTCAGGACCTCCAGGAGGAGCACTCGAAAGAACGCCGCGACCTCGAACAGACTCAAAACGAACTTACCAAGGAACTCAAGCTCAA ATACCTCATCATCGAAAACTTCATTCCACCTGAAGAGAAAGTGAAGATTCTTTCGCGAGTCGTCTACGACGAAGATGAAGATCAGTGGGCCTTGCTGCCGCTGTCCGAAGTTCCGGG GGCTATGGAGCCATTGAGACCACCTTCGGCCAAGTCAAGCCTCAAGTCAAAG GGCGAGCACATCCTACAGGTTGAACTGGACATGCCCGTGCGAACGACGCGAGACTACAATGCCCCCGCCATGTCGCCACACCTCAAGGCCGTCCTGGACGATGCCCTGAGAGAAGAGGAAGACCTCGACATCGATGCCAG TCTAAGCATCTTTCAACTGCGCGGTGAACCGAGACAATACGGAAGGGAGAAAAGCCATCGCTCTAG gTCAAAATCGGCACGCCACCGCCATCAGGAGCCACAGGACTTGGCTTCCGAGGTGGCTTCGTCCACGGCGAGCATTTGTTACCCTGAGTCTAGAGGACTGGTGCCCAAGTGA